One genomic window of Candidatus Zixiibacteriota bacterium includes the following:
- a CDS encoding TonB family protein, producing the protein MKINPGVCMQDKHDSVIKSAFEDAADLKNLGYSLTWKAYIVSLIIVSLLVFGLMEVIRADSLDDKSRDPARASRISSSGQELYASTDSCQFSQSATSKDCFSPRNLPGFPGPNDPVAVDIAPNLKYAPSPRYPRQALRSYQTGTVWVRILIDREGVVRDAIIEEASGVAGAGFEEAALEVAFDRKYEPAYYEYKPVACWVSYQVSFMLKR; encoded by the coding sequence ATGAAGATCAATCCGGGGGTTTGTATGCAGGACAAGCATGATTCAGTAATCAAGAGCGCATTTGAAGATGCTGCTGATCTCAAAAATCTTGGCTATTCTCTGACCTGGAAAGCCTACATAGTTTCACTTATCATAGTGTCACTTCTGGTTTTCGGCCTGATGGAGGTGATTCGGGCCGACAGCCTCGATGATAAGAGCCGGGATCCCGCCCGGGCATCCCGAATTTCCTCAAGCGGGCAGGAGCTGTACGCCAGTACCGATTCCTGCCAGTTCTCACAATCAGCTACTTCGAAAGACTGTTTCAGTCCGCGAAATCTGCCCGGATTTCCCGGACCGAACGATCCGGTCGCTGTCGATATAGCGCCGAATCTCAAGTACGCCCCCAGTCCCAGGTATCCACGCCAGGCACTCCGGTCGTATCAGACCGGAACAGTCTGGGTGCGGATCCTGATCGACCGGGAGGGTGTGGTACGCGACGCCATCATTGAAGAAGCTTCAGGTGTCGCCGGGGCCGGTTTCGAGGAGGCAGCGCTCGAGGTCGCCTTCGACCGCAAGTACGAACCGGCCTACTACGAATATAAACCGGTGGCCTGCTGGGTATCCTACCAGGTCTCCTTTATGCTCAAACGTTAA
- a CDS encoding TonB family protein, protein MKLIFATFIIVILACSGSITAEEITPDSGRKQHDFSDLSTNAQSADKLFRQFVEFDNPPVLLQRTTPVYPEKARQLKVEAKLFVQAFVDADGAVTEAEILKIDESKQGFGFEESALKVAREATYKPAQKDGKPVATWIAYAVKFKLKESENSE, encoded by the coding sequence ATGAAATTGATTTTTGCTACTTTCATAATTGTAATACTTGCTTGCTCAGGCAGTATAACTGCTGAAGAAATCACACCGGATTCAGGCCGGAAACAGCATGATTTCAGTGATCTTTCAACAAACGCTCAGTCGGCGGATAAGCTCTTTAGGCAGTTTGTGGAATTCGATAATCCGCCCGTACTGCTTCAAAGAACAACTCCTGTGTATCCCGAAAAAGCCCGCCAGCTTAAAGTTGAAGCCAAGCTCTTCGTACAGGCCTTTGTCGATGCTGACGGCGCGGTTACAGAAGCAGAAATCCTCAAAATCGATGAATCCAAGCAGGGGTTTGGATTTGAAGAATCAGCCCTGAAGGTCGCCCGTGAAGCGACTTACAAACCGGCTCAAAAAGACGGCAAACCGGTTGCGACCTGGATTGCCTACGCGGTTAAGTTCAAGCTCAAGGAGAGTGAAAACTCTGAATAG